CGGCTACCGCGGCATGGGGCCGGTGCGCCGCGGCAACCTGGCGTACGTGCAACGCCAGCACGATACCTACGGCAGTGTGGTGCTGGCCTCGGCGCAGCTGTTCTTCGACCGCCGCCTGGAGCACCCGGGTGACGCCGCGACGTTCGCCAAGCTCGAGCCGCTGGGCGAACTGGCCTGGAGACTCTACGACCAGCCCGACGCCGGCCTGTGGGAGTTCCGCGGCAAGGCCTACGTGCACACCTATTCGGCGGTGATGTGTTGGGCCGCGTGTGACCGGCTTGCCCGCATCGCCAGCCAGCTCGGCCTCGACGCGCGCGCAGGCCACTGGCAGGAGCGCGCCACGGCGATGCGCGAGCGGATCATGGCCGAATCCTGGAACGCCGAGCTCGGCACCTTCGCCGACGCCTTCGGCGGCGACCGGCTCGATGCCTCGCTGCTGCTGCTGGCCGATCTCGGTTTCATCAAGACGGAAGATCCGCGCTTCGTCGGGACGGTCGAGGCGATCGGGCGCACGCTGCGCCATGGAGATGGCCTGTTCCGCTATGTCACGCCCGACGATTTCGGCGCGCCCGAGACGAGCTTCACCATCTGCACGTTCTGGTACATCGACGCGCTGGCCTCGATTGGCCGCACGGACGAAGCACGCGCGCTGTTCGAGACGCTGCTGTCGCGCCGCAACCATCTGGGACTGCTGTCGGAAGATCTGGCATTCGATACCGGCGAGGCCTGGGGCAACTTCCCGCAGACCTATTCGCACGTGGGCCTCATCATGGCCGCGATGCGCCTGTCCCGACCCTGGCAGGACGCCGCATGAGTCGCCTCGTCGTCGTTTCCAACCGGGTCGCCTTGCCGGGCTCGAACCAGAACGGCGGCCTGGCCGTGGCGCTCGACGCCGCGTTGCGCGATAGCGGCGGCCTGTGGTTCGGCTGGAGTGGCAAGGTCGCACGCGAGCACTCTGGCGAAGTGCACGAGGAGCACCACGAAGGCATCGACTACGTCACCGTCGACCTGTCGCGCGAGGATTACGAGGGCCACTACAACGGCTTCTCCAACCGCACGCTGTGGCCCCTGCTGCACTTCCGTCTCGACCTGGTGGACTACAACGTGGGCACGCAGGCGGCCTATCGCGGCGTCAACGCGCTGTTCGCCGAGAAGCTCGCCAAGCGGCTGCGCGACGACGACATCGTCTGGGTCCACGATTACCATCTGCTGCCGCTCGCGCAGGAGCTGCGCAAGCGCGGCGTGCGCGCGCGCATCGGCTTCTTCCTGCACGTGCCGTTCCCGTCGGCGGACATCGTCGCTGGCCTGCCCAACCACGAGCAGACCTTCGGCGCGCTGGTGGCCTACGACCTCGTCGGCTTCCAGACCGAGCGCGATCTCGAGCGCTTCCAGGATTACATGCGCCTCTTCGGCGGTGGCGAGGTGCAAGGCCGTGGCGAGGTGCGCGGGCAGGACGGACGCCAGGTCCGCGCCGACGCGTTCCCGATCGGCATCGACACCGCGGCGCTGGAATCGCTGGCGAGCCGCTCGGGGCGCATCGCTGCGATCAGGCGTGTGCATTCCAGCCTCAACGGACGCATGCTCGCCCTGGGCGTGGACCGGCTCGACTACTCCAAGGGGCTGCCCGAGCGCTTCCGCGCCTTCGAGCGCTTCCTCGAGAAGTACACCAAGCTGCATGGCAGCCTGACCTATCTGCAGATCGCCCCGGTCTCGCGCGGCGGTGTCGCAAGTTACCGCGCCCTGCGGCGCGAACTCGAGCAGTTCGCCGGCCACATCAACGGCGGGCACGCCCATCCCGACTGGACGCCGGTGCGCTACGTCAACCGCACCTATCCGCACGCCACCTTGAC
The genomic region above belongs to Luteimonas chenhongjianii and contains:
- the otsA gene encoding alpha,alpha-trehalose-phosphate synthase (UDP-forming) — protein: MSRLVVVSNRVALPGSNQNGGLAVALDAALRDSGGLWFGWSGKVAREHSGEVHEEHHEGIDYVTVDLSREDYEGHYNGFSNRTLWPLLHFRLDLVDYNVGTQAAYRGVNALFAEKLAKRLRDDDIVWVHDYHLLPLAQELRKRGVRARIGFFLHVPFPSADIVAGLPNHEQTFGALVAYDLVGFQTERDLERFQDYMRLFGGGEVQGRGEVRGQDGRQVRADAFPIGIDTAALESLASRSGRIAAIRRVHSSLNGRMLALGVDRLDYSKGLPERFRAFERFLEKYTKLHGSLTYLQIAPVSRGGVASYRALRRELEQFAGHINGGHAHPDWTPVRYVNRTYPHATLTGLYRLARIGLITPLRDGMNLVAKEYVAAQDPADPGALVLSIFAGAARELDGALLVNPFDSDGVADAIAAAAKMPLEERRERWQSMITRLRDYDIHAWRKDFLRALAETQR